attggATTTATATTATCTGTTGAATCTACAATATTATCTTTCGaaagtttataatttgttaGTAACAATATTTCTCCAAATTAGTATATTCTTTCAAATTAGATGGTATTATTTCGTAAtacgattaattaaaacaattttttgaatattaaaatactaagtGGATAAAAGTTGCTTATAGAGTTACTTTTAGttcgttaaatttttcttgggtaaaattataatctataTAGACAGCGGATTGTTTTTTAACCCAAATTATTGGTAGAACTAGGCCATAATCTGATTATCGATTTAGTATGctattaagaatttattgattttccTAGCTTTCTTCTTTAACCGTATGTGCAGCGGCTTTATTTCTGGAAGTTTTCCAGAGatgacattaatattttaagtactCCGTGAACGTTTAACCGCGAGTGGCAATGTGAGCGACAAGCGGCCGAATGGCTACAGCTCCGTTCGTGCTCTGGCATAAAATAGGAGGTTTCCGAAGTACACAGCACGTAAACATTTTAGCTCTTTCTCCGAAACAAGAAATGGAAATCGGATACTCGTTGGCAGATAAGCATATAGATATCAAAGGTTGCTGAATTGTGTAAACAAGTCGATTTTTATAACAGACGAGCTCATATTGCTACGTTCTAACGACACactttattgcaaataatgaTGTATTACATGGAAATGTTGatgataaaaaagtaatttctttaaatgtatcttaacaaaaatatagagTTTTCTCTCTAATATTTGAACTTGAAATCAAGAACTTATACGATGAAAAACGTCCGAAGTAATATCATAGTTAAAAACGGAAGAGAGCCGAGATTAAATTTTGCACGCGCGCGAGGGTAATGGGTTTGTTacgttgaaaatttaattaaaaatcatacatctcgactattatttttataaatcaaataacaatagaagtatattatttattttttcgacttttttttaacttttcaaatGGGAACTACTACGCGCTTTAATTAAACGGAATTCTCGAATGTTTGGTTGAACAAAGCATAGCCGTAGGGCAGAACGTTATTATAAATGAGGTTTATCCTTTGCAAGAACTCTATGCGCAcctacatacatacatacagaAGTACCTATACTCATTATTGCCATAGTAGTCGGCGTAATATGCACATGAATGTGCATGAGTATGCTAAGAGTGTCCCCGGAGTACTGCACGTATCATGTTGTCGCGTTGACGCAAAGCGACGGCCCTATTCGTCACGCTTGCGGTAATTGGAACAGGTAATTGGAAAAAGTTTCGGAGATTCATTAACGAGCGATTGTCGGCGCGATTGAGTGTTGGCCGCCGGGAATGGGATTACACGCTTATCGAgtgtttattttaatcgcGTGGCGTGCTTTTCTCTCTCACGCTCGCTCtcgaaattttatatcataattgaAATTCAGAGGCGACTTTAGTCGGTAAATTGATTTATGCGACtatgtagaaaattttaattttctgctaTCTCCTGGTCGTCGCGACATATCTACAAATGTTGACGTTAATTGTTTGTTTTGCATATaacgaattattattaatttcatatcatATGTTTTGCTGTTCTATTGCAATATGATATATGCAGTTTCATgttaaatttctctttctacaTGAATTCTCAATTGAATTttcatttctaattaatattagaattaaagCTGAGAGATCGTTCTCTTCATTCGCATTTACCTTAATGACTTCCCAATAGATTGTTATCTGGTTTTCGTAATCTTGCGCTTTATTAtactataaaatcaataagcaATATTGCGACTTCACTGAAACGATATTTACGTCAGTAATCTTGAGAGACGTCTCTttgaataaaaactttttgctTGGATAAAGATAAACAGCCACTAACGACGTTTATAAATATCGAACGGTATAATCATAGAAGCAAGTTTGCGGATTTATCGAAGTTAAATGGCAGGCGGCGACGTCAACTTGATGTGTGTCGATCGACGTGCTCGTTCCGATTCGGTTCGTGAACACGTTTTCAATCTAGCGGCGTACCCGCAAAAAGGAAAATTCGATTTCACGACGATCGATGAGAAGTTGGAAGATTTTCGTCATTATTTGACGGCGTTGAGCGGAGAAGCGGgcattggaaaaaaaaagattaactgAGAAGTTCATAGCGTGATAAAAATTAGACGATGCTCTCGGCGGGAGCAAcgaggaaaataaaatcacgGAGAGCGAACCACTATCGTCGTTTATCGTGATCTACCGTGATCCACCGAGGATTATCATGGGCCACGGACACCGCCCGTGGTTCAGCGTTTAAACTTTGCTCTTCGacaatttttctctctattAACTTTTAAACGAATTTTGTCACGAAGCTGCAGCAATCTAGTTTCCTACGAATTGCTTAACGTCATTATTTCTAACTGAGGCATatgagataattataaaataatatctatcgagacaaatacaataataatcgagggcatattttgaatatatcgaacagaataatatattatttattttttcatctttactCTCTCTTCTGAAAGCCATGCTCTTCTTGAAGCCATGCTCTTCTTGAAGCCATGCAGGTTTCCATACAAAGATGTGTctggaacatttttttacttataaatttttttgcgtttacaaaaagtttttaatagaaaaatctgACGCGAAGCTAGGTAACATGTAGTTGCATACAATAGTCTATTATCAAACATAGTTTTATGTTAAATCGGAGCAAAAGTCTTTTGAGATCAAGAatggagaagaaaaagagatttttgTTGTTATATCTTTACAAAACATTGAAAACGTTTTTCCTTTAGTTCTAAGCTTTCAAGCTTTTAGTTCTCGCTGCACGGTTCGTCGAATACGTTCAAAAATTGCAGGAATTGCGCGAATTCGAGCGCTTTATGCAGTTACATGCAATTTTCTGCGCATTTCAGGTTTTTCCATTGAAGGCTATAGAAACGCAAAAGAGTTTATGACTTCAACTATGAATTTCTTTTGCCATGCTGCATTTGCTATGCTTCTGTTATTCactataaaaattgaacataGAATGCGAAATACGTCAATTTAAAGTCAAACAGTGCGtcagtattacattttatcgcgTTTGCGaagtttttttcaatattacagTCTTGTCTTTATTCATTTCTTCCTCGCAGATTGAGAGTTATACAATTAGATGATTCGTTGACGTTcgttatgaaaattttaatgatatttacgGTAATATACTTTGGTCAAATACAGAGGCATCCATTCCTGCTCTCGTGATGCATAAGCAAATGTATATGCACGCTGCTTTATGGAGTGGTCCGAGGGGcgcgttattatattttattcattctgTTGCGTCGCTAGCTAGACAAAGCGGGAAACGGGACGAAGATGATAAATTTCCTGCGCGTTCATCAAAGGATTGTTGAGTAACTCGAAAGGCGTTTTCAAGTTAAAATACTTTGTGTTTGCGTGAGGAATAGATCTAAACTTCAAAGACAGAATTTACGGGAGGGCAAAAtgcttttctttctctaaTAAATTTCACAGCTTAAAAAGGTATTTTAtgtcgatttttattgcaacgAGCAAGAATTGCACTGTTCGACAGTGATTGTAGAAGAGAGTAGCTAGAAAATACTTTCATTATACAACTAGAATTTCtgtattaattctatttttcttccaaacacgatttatttatatttacgtcACTCTAAGAgcttctatttatttatcgacCAGCTTTACTGACGTTTTGCGCGTTATATAAAGTTTGTACGTGCGCGTTAGAGAGTAGTTGGTCTTTTTGTTGAATAAggaatgtataaatataacgaCATGGCAGTATTTGCCAGAACTATACGGAGAGATTGAAGTGCATTCTGACACGCGCTGGCGTAGCGGTAACGTGTTTTGCATACCGTTATGCGTGCTTTATGGTGGCCCTTTATGGTGTCTATTCGCATGAAGCACGATGGTTGGTATCTACATGAAATAACGCGATTTCTCCAAGAGAGATGCATTCCATAGAAAGTGCTGAAGGACGTTCGCGAAATTCGACTCTCGAGAGGGACAAGAGCGCTTTCCTATGTCCGGAAACAAGCACGATTTAGCCGGGAGTTCGATTTCGTTTTCACAGAAGGATATATTTCAGTATTAAGTCTCAGTAGATCCGGTTGATGTCTAGCTTTCCATTTTCGTAATGGCGTTTTTATGTTGGAGTCGGCTGGTTGGAACGGGGGTTGCTCGCATAAAGGAGAATGTGAGCGATGTCGTTCCTAAACGATTGATATACTCGATAGCAAATCTAGCCGACCGCACTAtctatttgcatttattatataataataaatgtctcaatataataataataataataatgcttcATTTCGCATCTTTCTCTCAAGAACTAATTTCACTTACTTTttgattcaaaaatattttcttgcatgcaagatttatgtaaaatatggaaaGTGATTCCGATTtctaaaatatggaaaaaaatatgattccatatatttatttttatttaggaacaattacattttatgtcATATAAACATCAAGTgcgtatttataaataaacaaataaaatttgaagagTTTTAGATACTGTATTTATAATGACATGAAATTTTATGGTTATTTACGATTTCTTAACTTTTACTTGTTTTGAAACtggaaaagtttaaaaaaactcTGCCGAGTTTAGCTTGCCGTGCCGCTTCAGCTTGTCCTCCACAAAGGCGGTGACGAATTCCAGAACATTCTTGGTGGTAATCTCTGGATTATCGGACTTGAAAACTGGAAAAGTTTATGTTTTATCTTGAGGAACGACATTGTTGGTTATATGGTTTTCATATTAACGATGAAATATTGCTTGTTTGAGAAGTGAACAGCGCGCGCGTGAACAAGGAAATAATTATCTCCAAATCAAATTCTGTAGATCTTTGACTTAGGAATTCGAGACTTTGtttaactaattgtaagatgaGAAACTTGAAATTGAGGGAACGGACAATTTCGGTACAATTCAGTGTTACGTTACCATGTCGCTCCTTCGACCTTATGTTAGTCGACGCGTGATAAGCACGAAACATTGATCCGAATTCCACTTCCACTTCTCGTATATTATTCGACGCGTACATGCagtataaatcattttatagtGATTTGTAATCAGATAATGAAAGATTGATGATCAGCGGAACACTGAATAAATTGCTGAAATAACTTTAAGAGTAACATAATGATAGATGGTAATAAttcgtaaataatttataataaaaaaaaaacgtttattgCTGTTCAATTTAATTTGGATAAAAGATGGAAAtcttttaaagaaatagaaatatttcctAATTTTGGAAAGTGTCTGTAAGAAAATGTCGaaattaaagttgaaaataatgacTTGTCTCTTTGTTctcatttaaaacattaagCTAGAACATAACTTGAACATTGTTGTGAAAATGTTAGACAATCGTGAACTTTAgattgatgtaaaaatataattcgagGAGTATCTTTATCTTGCCTCAATACTCGATAAATGATGAATTTATAATGGAATCTTATCgatttaatatttgctttaataAGAGATTTCTTTCAAGTCGAGCACTTGAGAAGTGTAATATTAGAATTTCCAGATTTATACTCTTTCAAGAGAGAAGGATAGGTGGGAAAAAGCGACGTACGTGTGATAACACTTCTAAAGAGTATCTTGTCTTCCTGGCtttgctttattttctttcaatgcTCTTACACCTTGAAAAAAGAGATTTATGTAGGTAGACATAAATAGTGTTATTAATAGTATATTGTGTACTACACCTCGTATGTGATACGCGATGGGTTTTAGGCACTTTTGACCATATATACGTAATACTAAACATCATTCACGTTTAGCCCGTATTCAGCACCGTCGATAGAAGTTATACTTATCGTGCACTATCGCATTTCGCTTCGTCACGTCTTGTCTTCATGTAACGCATACATCTGCACACAAAACCCGTATCAATCTCACGTTTCGGAAGATTGCCGAGTTTCCATTACCAGTAAGACCAATTCGTTCGTCAGATAATGAAATTCACAGCGCGTGCTCTCGACAAATCCATTAGAATCACTTTCGTTTCTCGTTAACAGGATGAATTCCGAGATTGATTAAACTCGGTACTTTGGAAGCGGCGGGGAATACAGGGTGCAATTTCGCCGAGGATCCGAAGCATAGCGTTTATCACAGATATTGGATAACTCTCGGACGATTGCGAGCAATTGATCGTTGACGTGGTTATATTAGGTAtccgtaaatattaatacttgcTGTTAGCGCCTTTCTTGGAAAGAGATTCGATTTATTGCAGCAACCCGCTTTTATCGTAACTAACCGATCTGAAAGCATCCTCGACTAGATCCGTTAAGCACCTGACTGCCTGCAGGAGAGCCGCAAGAAGCAGCGACAACGAGAGCGAAATTAGTTTACTCGGTACCAGAGCGTTATCCGAAGCACTTTGATTTTTCCCTGGCACTTTTTTCCGTTTCCGTTTATCCGCACTCTTACCAGCACCGCTGTCCTTGTCTTGCGCTTTAGCGGCCGCCGTGACCGTTCGCTTTGATTTCACGGGCGATTTTTCTCTCGAGCGTGACGCCGCACTGTCCGACACTTCCTTCGCTGACTTCATTTTCTTCTGTTTGTCCAGGATGGATCGTCGCTGCGATGCAAAACTTTCGAGCTTTTTTCGAAAATCCTCCGCCGTCGCTTCAACGGCCTGCAAAAGTTTTGCCTCGTGGGATCCTCTTCTGttacgtcgtttgttttgatttGTCTGCAACGTGCCTTCCGACCGCGCTTTCGCGTTGGCCGCGAGACGACGATTCCCCGTGGACTCTAGGAAGAGATTCTGCAGCGAAGACTTACCGTTCTCTTGTTTGTCGAGTTCCGAGTTCTGGAAGATCGAGTTCTCGTCCAATGAGTTTGTTCTGCTGTGCCACTTGTCGCGGAAGAGAGATTTCTTCTCGGCGCACATGCTATTCAGATTGTAATCGATCGTGATCATAGGCTCTTCCGATTTCGACGAACACAGCCTGATGTTCTCCTTAACTTCGTCCAGAACAATCCTCCTCGGCAGAGTTTTGCCAAGGCTATTAGGCACGAAATTAATTGTTTCCTCTAGATTTATTTTGAGATTCGAGTCTTTCTCCTCTTCCGGCAACTTGCTCGATCCGCCGTGCCAGTCGACGTGGTGATCATCGGCCGATCTTGAGAGATTACGCTCGGTAATGTTGGCCGTATCCGAAGACTCTTCGTTCGAATCGTTTAAAAGAGGCGCGCCCGCGTTCCCGTCATCATCGTCGTTGTCCTTGATCGTTACGTTCTGACCTACCCATACCTCCTCTTCATccgcttcctcctcctcctcctcgttTTCCTCCTCTTCGTCGGAAATGAGAGACATGGATTTGTTCCTGGCGATGACCGGAACGATGCCGTCGGTGTAAAGAAGGTCCTGTACTTCGAAGAGACTTCGCTCGATGCTCGGGCTCTTGTAGAGCAGGTTTCTCAGCTCCGGTATGTCTAGATCTTGAACGTGAAGAAGATTCTGCTCGATGTTCAGGAGACTTTCTTCGATTTCTACCAAGCATTGCTCGATGTCGCAAGTTGTTTCCGAATCCTCCTCGGTTTTCTTTTCCGATTGATTCGTCTCGTCATTGCCCTGCTCCTGCTCGATATTCTCTTTAACATCCTCCTCCGACGTAACGTGAGGCTGCCCGTGGCGATTTTCCGACCATATTTCCGAGGACCAGGGCGGCAGCACGGCCTGATGTTGTGTCTGACTGTCGTAGAACACGCGGTAATTGCTGTGGCTGTTGGCTATTTCATAATTCACGTCCGTTGGCCGCACATCCCAGGCCAGATTATCGCTTTCCGAGCTTTCCCTGTAACCACGATTCCGCATGTCCATCGTAGGATCGCCGTGCTCGCCGTGGCTGTTCGCCACCGCGTACGGCATCATGTTGAGATCGCGCATCATATCGGGATTGTTCCTAGCGCTGCGGAACGTCGAGTACAGCTCCGTGTACTTGTTGTGGCTGCTTGAATCTTGATAGGCGTTTCCGTGACTGTTCGCAAGCGGGTAGGTCGCGCCGAGATCGAATTCAGGTCGGCATCGCTTCGAAGCATTTCTGCTCAACCGTTTGTACATCGACCATTCGCGTCCGCCATGACTGCCGGTGTCTTCCTCGTCATCGTTATCGCCGTCGTCGTATTCAGTAGCGTCCTCGGGATATGGTAGTTCCTCACTGTCAATATCGGAAACCAAAGGGCCGAGATTCTTGTCGTCTATCAGGATGTAATTGTCCAGCACATTTTCGTCGAGGTCGATCCATCTGCTGGAGCCATCCTCGACGGCTCTTCGGTGCCGTTTCTCGGCCCGGTGACTTCTAGGCTGTCGTCGTCGTTCGCGTATCGTGGGATCGTGCACGTGTATTTGTACCGGGCAGAGGACGTCGGGACTCCTTTCGGCGTCGTTACGCAACGCCGGCGGCGTCGTGGCCACCAACGGCGCCGCTTCGTCCAGCAGGTTATCCCTGGACTCGCGGTATCGATAGCCGGGACAGGGTGTGTCGACCGGCGAGTGCGAAAGTAGATTGATGTAGCCACCGGCGCCTCTGCCTATGAGCGATCAGGTGCTGATCGATGGATTTGCCCCATCGTGAACCGCGGCGGTGTCTTGGCTTTCGTTCAGCGCTTCGTTACTCGTTGCCAAGCGATGCATGTTACATATCACCACCTGTTTCACACAGAAAATGAAAATGCGTTTATGAATAATTCTTCGCTTGGCAAGCAGAAATATCCTACTGTTCAAGAAATgccaaacaaattttaatatctatctattgaaatctaaaaattattacatattaaatcgaaattatatatgacgtttaacaattaatgataataaaaattaatgataataaatggcGTTAgtgaaaggaaataaaaatttcctgTATCATTGCAATatgtcataataattattggccataatatataatgttaaatattgatttccaATAGAATATATAACGTAAATGCAAGCGATTCTGAAAGagttgaatttttatgaagCATGAAAAAGAATGATCTactatattgaaatattttatcgctgAAATTTACCTTTGGAGGGCGTATCCTGATATCTCTAAACTCCTCTGTGAATGTCAAAATATAAGCGCAAAACGCCATTGCGCAAAGCCATTCGGTTACTGTGCTAGCCACGTGCAATTCCCAGCCGCCATCCTCCTTGTACCATTTTCGGGGATTCGATCCTACcgaatatattgcaaattttaaatattaataatctaaaatatttgcgaGCAATGGGTAAAAATCAACGAACCAACCCTTGTAGGCCAGATGGGCCAATACGCCTGTGATGAGAATCACGAAGAAGCACACTGTACAAAAGGTTGATAATGCCGCACGAAGATGCGCGAGCCGTAATGAGCATCCTGGATGCAAGTAAAATGAGCATACAGCCTGCAATATAAAGAGAActattatcataatatatatgcattattgcattgacaagaattttttatgttttacatgatataaaataattatgtaaaaatgttttcagaaagaaaacaaaagtcagcgtaaaattaaaagcgtatgatttataattttataaattcgcACAAGCAACGCTTTGGTgtcataaaaatgatttaatttttatatttgcgctAGACTTATAAACTATATGTTGCGCTCTTTGAACGTGATCTTTTTATACGCACCTGAGTCCAAAAATACGCGGTACCACCTCCGAAGCAGAGCACCGCACCGATAAGATGAACTACTATTACTGAAGTTTCTTGAAAGTTCGCGACAATTGATAGACCGCTGGTCGCTATGAGGCCAAAAATTAAGGCCCAGCGATTCCACTTCGGCAAAGAAGCCGGTGTGCCGAAAGTATTAGTGCACTCTTTAACTTGAAAATATCTTACGTAGATCATAACAGACactgcaattataaataacgtgGCTATAATCAATTTTGATAACACATCGTATTCATTTATTCTACATGATTTATTAATgtgtgattaattaatattctacataattactttttcttattgttatcGTTTTATTGCAATCATTAATCTTTCTTATCACACTATCATTCTTTATACTTGCATATCAGAGTTTTATAGTTTTTCGATAAGGAAAATGTCGCCTGTTAGATAGATGATGATATAATCGATACTCCACAGATAATCGCAAATGCCTCTTGGCAATTCAGAAAAGGTCGTTGgcatgaaatatataagtgTATCGATAGTGCATTATCGGTTTTGGAGAATGTCGCATTATAATGTATGTGCTACTTACTGAGAATAGCGATCAGGTTGACagtttgagaaaaaatacaacTTTCTGGTGCATAAGTTGCTGCGTCAGAGATATAAGGAAAACCAGCTTCTACGTGTCCTAATAAGACGGCGATTACATATCTGCggattgcaaaattattttttgagattctgatttataatttagcaattatttagcaatttatttttgcctCAAACATTTAATCAAagtaataaattgatattaaaaagtgatatttaaatagataCAATATTTGATGTTAAACAATAGATTGttagaaagaaatatgaatcttttaatatacatagatattaaaacgatttatAAACGTGACTTACGTTAAAATGAAGATCGTAGGCAAGGAAATGAAGACGGCGATCGGCAAATAATGTAGATTCGCAAAAAACTCCTGCTTTTCCATGGCTTCGATGTGTAGTCGTTGTTAAGTTTAGTTAGAGCCGATGATGAAAATGACGTCAGTCGTCGACGTCTGCGATCGACGCCACTATCGGGTAGAGTCTCGCGTCGATGCAGCCGCCGACGAGTCACGACCATTCATGCTCCTTGATGACTATTCATAggctttttattcttttctttgttAAGTATTAACCTCCACAGTGTTTGGATCAACGGTAGAGTACTGTGATTCAAATGCCATCAATGATTCACTGAAGAGTGCTGCAACGAGAAATAATTGTCCTTGATGacaataatttatcttatataatgCTGTAATTAATGTTATCGATATGAAAAATCGCACTTGCGTGATTATTTgacaattatttctaaatagcCTTTTCTTCTAGTTTTTCAATGTAGATctgtataaaaaatggatcttgttgtacattttttatatggaTTTACAATAGTTACATAATAGTTAtacattatgtaattttatgtaattatgcgaataattttgaatatgttcaattatttatgaatttaacgCACAGCGCAATATACTttgctgaaaattttatcaatttttctcaaaaagtATACGTTGAGACGAAAAAGCGATTAAttcttatatcatatatatatgtgctgATAAAAGCAATGCAAGCAATCGTTATCTTTTATTGCATaaacaagtataaaaatatccaagtaaattaatatttattttaataaatttttagatataaataaataaaaaagttttgtttctTAATGAAAATcacaaatagattttattttaatataatctcaTCTTGAAGCTTGATTATCAAAATCTGCTatttaatgttgaaatattaatgcaaaaaagaATTACCGATCAAAtcttgaagaaataaaaaatttcaatttttaaataaaaatatttcaattttttaacaaagaatATTATCTTATCATTAAATACGGCTATAAATAACATTCATGATTTATAAACTATTCGTTGTCTTAAATATTGCGTCTACATTGTTCACACTATTACCTGCATATCTAAGGATTTTCTTCGCGCCATTTCTCATAAATCGTAATTGCGATAGCTGGCAGAAGCAATTGATAGAAGCGTGCTCTCACTAAACTTTAGCTGATATCGCCTCAGAGAGAAAACTtacagaatatttataaaatgcttATGTATATTTGACGTTGAAATTCTACGTcatggaataattttatatatattatatcatccTTGAGAAATTCCatgattacattatttatacattcatGTCTGTCCGTATTTCCAAGATTaaaatctgtaatttttttaagtctATTAAacaactatatattttaatcaaaatcttattgaaatgtttatttgataataattcttcGTACTACATGTGTCAACagtaaaaaaatgacaataattatctaaaacaACTTGAAGTAATAAAAGCtatcattatcttttattgcataaacaagtataaaaatatccaagtaaattaatatttagtaaataatatttaataaatttttagatacaaataaataaaaaagttttattttttaatgaaaatcataaatataaaatcataaatttttttgacagTAACAACTTGAAATGattgaaatcaaaatatcaaaacgTGAATGAACAATGtggattgaaatatttaacgtaCGGCAATGAATAGAATTTATTGTAGACTGCAGATATTATAACATCTATTTACGAACATTTCCATGAATtcgattgcaataataatttatttaatctgcCGCGCGTCagagatttatattaaatccatCTAAGGTATATCGAGGAAATTGTATTACAGacttatgtaaaaataattgcgctTACGACAGTCGTGTTTAGTGAAGTGCGAATAGTAATACGGGCGTGTCTGCGTAAAAGAGTAAAACGTGTGGTTTAGTAAGAGGCCACGAGGCGGAAGCGTGCAtgataagttaaaaatttctagtTAACATTTTCTTATATCATTTCCTGCTATTACAGACTCAAAGTAgaatctattaataataccTCTACGAAGTTCGTAATATAGCgtgcaacaataaaaattatacacttgtgtttacttttattatgcaTAAGATTATAGAACGCTGATCAAGgaaaattttgtcaattaGTTTTCGGTTGctttctgttaaaaaaaaaaaaattaaatctcacCGAAAGAGTGCAGCGAGACGCATTCAGTGACGCATCGGGGGCGGCGTCACAGAATTTTCACCCTGAAAACCGTAATCCCTCGCTTCCTTTCGTTGGTGGAGTCGCGTAAACTATCAAACTCCACAGTTCTTCGTGGTTTTCACTTTGCGGAGCACTTGCTCGGAAGTCGCGACGAACGATAACGAATGCGATCGGAAATTCAGACGTTCGACCAAATTGTAGGCTGGTAAGCAGTTTTACGCGAATTTTCTTTGAAGGCAAAACTCCACAAGGTCGCGATAGAATTTGTCGGGAAATGCAGAGGTTATACCCGTGGTGGTGCGCGATCGATGTTGCGTCAGCGAAAACGACGCTCTCGGCAGCTGCGCCGCACCGGGCTGCCGTCGCCGCCGCTGTCGTCGTTGCCGTCGGCGTCGTTACTGTCCAACCAACACGTTCGCCAAAGACTTATTTATCCTACTACACACGATGAGCGGACTTATCCGCTTTCCGTCGTTGGTGCTTCTAAGAAAGCACGTATGATTAATAGTATGAATATGATCTTGTTATACGAGAGGCCGTAGATTCgctgctttaaaaataatgtattaaaatgtttacttagaaattttttaaagatttgattctaagatattaaaaatctaatttttgaaGTCAGGAAATAGTTT
This genomic window from Linepithema humile isolate Giens D197 chromosome 5, Lhum_UNIL_v1.0, whole genome shotgun sequence contains:
- the LOC105678111 gene encoding DNA damage-regulated autophagy modulator protein 2-like — translated: MEKQEFFANLHYLPIAVFISLPTIFILTYVIAVLLGHVEAGFPYISDAATYAPESCIFSQTVNLIAILMSVMIYVRYFQVKECTNTFGTPASLPKWNRWALIFGLIATSGLSIVANFQETSVIVVHLIGAVLCFGGGTAYFWTQAVCSFYLHPGCSLRLAHLRAALSTFCTVCFFVILITGVLAHLAYKGSNPRKWYKEDGGWELHVASTVTEWLCAMAFCAYILTFTEEFRDIRIRPPKVVICNMHRLATSNEALNESQDTAAVHDGANPSIST